Proteins co-encoded in one Candidatus Marinimicrobia bacterium CG08_land_8_20_14_0_20_45_22 genomic window:
- the rpsT gene encoding 30S ribosomal protein S20: MSKKRSVQKRIRQAEKSRLRNRQYKSIMKSMIKKVKAAATKAEAEPLYREAVSIIDSISGKGVLHRNNAANKKSKLADIINKLP, translated from the coding sequence ATGAGCAAAAAAAGAAGTGTACAAAAACGTATCCGTCAGGCTGAGAAATCCAGACTGCGCAACAGACAATATAAATCGATCATGAAATCCATGATCAAAAAGGTAAAAGCCGCCGCTACGAAAGCCGAAGCCGAACCTCTGTATCGCGAGGCTGTATCCATCATCGATTCGATCTCGGGAAAAGGCGTTCTTCACCGCAACAACGCCGCGAACAAAAAGTCCAAACTCGCCGATATTATCAATAAGTTGCCCTAA